One genomic segment of Sanyastnella coralliicola includes these proteins:
- a CDS encoding TonB-dependent receptor, translated as MLCFASTALAQSGVIKGKVTNLRNNESIPFATVIVQGSQNGVSTDIDGKYEITGLEPGLYNIDVSFIGFEKKTVFEIEVTNARAALIDVQLEETSVEIEAAEVVTSSFSNREEAPVSVRKIGVNEVKRNPGGNRDISRAIRALPGVASTPSFRNDIIIRGGAPNENRFYIDGIEIPNINHFATQGASGGPVGLINVDFIDDVEFYSGAFPAARGNALSSVLEFGFKEGRTDKFAANAVVGSSDLGITFEGPTGEKSSIIMSARRSYLQFLFQALGLPFLPTYNDFQVKWSSQIDSKNRITVLGLGAIDQFQLNTELGSDTTNEDFLENKYILDFLPVNTQWNYTTGVKWEHFGENGLTTVVGSRNMLNNRAFKHVDNNEDLPLISDYLSQEIENKFRVERKLYLDKGWKVNMGVNYEYAKYNNDTEQDIYSFEQDTLVRVDFFSEFDMHKYGAFAQVSKTSTDQRLVLSLGVRTDANEYSAEMSNPLDQLSPRFSASYFLTPQLSANFNTGIYYQLPAYTVLGFRENGVLVNRENGVTYIRNKQVVAGLRYDVDSRNTTISVEGFYKDYDNYPQSVDRQLSLANLGADFGVIGNEAVESASDGRAYGIEFLLQQKLYKGFYGIISYTYVRSEFTNGEGDFIPSSWDSRNLISLTGGKKFKKNWELGARFIYSGGTPFTPVDVEQSVQIPVWNATRFGLPDYSQLNALRIDDFSQLDVRIDKKWFYEKWSLNVFFDVQNVLGFVTPQPPTVDVERDENGNPIEDPNNPGSYIPRILDTSSGTALPTIGLIIEL; from the coding sequence ATGTTGTGCTTTGCGTCTACCGCATTGGCACAATCAGGGGTGATCAAAGGAAAGGTCACCAACCTGCGAAATAACGAGTCCATTCCCTTCGCAACGGTTATCGTTCAAGGATCTCAAAATGGGGTATCCACAGATATTGATGGGAAGTACGAAATCACCGGATTAGAGCCCGGGCTCTACAACATCGATGTTTCATTCATTGGTTTTGAAAAGAAGACGGTTTTTGAAATCGAAGTGACCAATGCGCGTGCCGCGTTGATAGACGTCCAGCTGGAAGAAACCTCAGTTGAAATAGAAGCAGCAGAGGTCGTTACTTCAAGCTTCAGTAATCGCGAAGAAGCACCCGTATCCGTTCGTAAGATTGGAGTGAATGAGGTCAAGCGAAACCCAGGAGGGAACAGAGATATCTCCAGAGCTATCCGTGCATTGCCTGGGGTAGCCAGCACGCCTTCTTTCCGTAACGATATTATCATCCGTGGAGGAGCTCCGAATGAGAACCGTTTTTACATCGACGGGATCGAGATTCCGAACATCAATCACTTCGCGACGCAAGGAGCAAGTGGAGGACCTGTAGGATTGATTAATGTGGATTTCATTGATGATGTGGAATTCTATTCCGGTGCTTTTCCCGCAGCTCGTGGAAATGCCCTTTCATCGGTCTTAGAATTTGGATTCAAAGAAGGACGCACAGACAAATTCGCTGCGAATGCGGTGGTTGGTTCGTCAGATTTAGGAATCACCTTTGAAGGTCCGACAGGGGAGAAGAGTAGCATTATCATGAGTGCTCGTCGTAGCTACCTTCAATTCCTTTTTCAAGCGCTTGGCCTTCCTTTCCTACCTACGTATAATGACTTCCAAGTAAAATGGAGTAGTCAAATCGACAGCAAGAACAGAATCACGGTTCTGGGCTTGGGAGCCATTGATCAGTTCCAATTAAATACCGAACTAGGGTCAGATACGACGAATGAAGACTTCTTGGAGAACAAGTATATCCTGGACTTCCTTCCAGTGAATACGCAGTGGAATTATACCACTGGAGTGAAGTGGGAACACTTCGGTGAGAATGGATTGACGACGGTGGTTGGAAGTCGAAATATGCTGAACAACCGTGCATTCAAACACGTCGATAACAACGAAGACCTCCCTCTTATTTCAGATTACCTGAGCCAGGAAATCGAGAACAAATTCCGCGTTGAGCGAAAGCTATACCTAGATAAAGGATGGAAGGTCAACATGGGAGTCAACTACGAGTATGCGAAGTACAACAATGATACAGAGCAAGATATTTACTCTTTCGAACAAGATACACTGGTTCGCGTCGACTTCTTTTCTGAGTTCGACATGCATAAATACGGTGCCTTTGCTCAGGTGAGTAAAACATCGACCGATCAACGATTGGTGCTTTCGTTGGGGGTGAGAACAGATGCGAATGAGTACAGCGCAGAGATGTCGAATCCGTTGGATCAATTGAGCCCACGGTTTTCTGCGAGCTACTTCCTAACTCCTCAATTGAGTGCCAACTTCAATACCGGAATCTACTACCAGCTTCCGGCCTACACTGTCTTAGGATTTAGAGAGAATGGCGTCCTTGTGAATCGCGAGAATGGTGTAACCTATATTCGAAACAAGCAGGTGGTGGCAGGATTGCGTTATGATGTAGATTCTCGAAATACCACAATTTCGGTCGAAGGTTTCTACAAAGATTACGACAACTACCCACAAAGTGTCGACCGTCAGCTTTCACTGGCAAACCTAGGTGCAGACTTCGGTGTCATCGGAAATGAGGCCGTGGAAAGCGCTTCCGACGGACGTGCCTATGGTATTGAGTTCTTGTTGCAACAGAAATTGTACAAAGGCTTCTACGGTATCATCTCTTATACCTACGTGCGCAGTGAGTTCACGAACGGTGAAGGCGATTTTATTCCTTCCAGCTGGGACAGCCGTAACCTGATCAGTTTGACTGGAGGGAAGAAGTTCAAGAAGAACTGGGAACTCGGTGCGCGTTTCATCTATTCAGGTGGAACGCCATTTACACCTGTTGATGTAGAGCAAAGTGTTCAAATTCCAGTTTGGAATGCGACGCGTTTTGGTCTTCCTGACTACTCACAGTTGAATGCACTCCGTATTGACGACTTCAGTCAATTGGACGTACGTATCGATAAAAAGTGGTTCTACGAGAAATGGAGTCTAAATGTATTCTTCGACGTTCAGAATGTCCTTGGATTCGTTACCCCTCAACCACCTACAGTGGATGTAGAACGCGACGAAAACGGGAACCCAATTGAAGATCCAAACAACCCAGGATCGTACATTCCGCGCATTCTGGATACCTCTTCGGGTACCGCGCTTCCAACCATCGGTTTGATTATCGAGTTGTGA
- a CDS encoding RNA-binding S4 domain-containing protein: protein MRIDKYMWAVRIFKTRTTATTGCKEGRVTVNDEVVKPARDVKVGEVIIIRKGAVYFHWKVIDLPKSRVGPKLVELYAEDVTPEEEIFKLNMIKEGHNQRPKGIGRPTKRQRRDWDKYFK, encoded by the coding sequence ATGCGCATCGACAAGTACATGTGGGCCGTTCGTATTTTCAAAACCCGCACAACCGCTACCACTGGTTGTAAGGAGGGTAGGGTCACAGTGAACGATGAAGTGGTCAAGCCAGCCCGTGATGTGAAGGTGGGTGAAGTCATCATCATTCGTAAAGGTGCTGTATACTTTCATTGGAAGGTGATTGATCTTCCAAAAAGCAGGGTAGGCCCCAAGCTTGTTGAGCTCTATGCTGAAGATGTGACTCCTGAAGAGGAAATCTTCAAACTAAACATGATCAAAGAAGGACATAATCAACGTCCAAAAGGAATCGGTCGTCCGACCAAACGCCAGCGTCGCGATTGGGATAAATATTTCAAGTAA
- a CDS encoding GNAT family N-acetyltransferase, which translates to MEVVVLTPEETRPLRHKVLWPHIEKTEDCVIDIDHREDAIHLGAIHNDQIVGICSLFEMTTPKLDDEKQYRLRAMATDPDVRGTGAGRAIVEKALEIIASKGYDVLWCDARKVALGFYGRMGFDRIDEWYEVRNIGPHQLMFYRFNANAE; encoded by the coding sequence ATGGAAGTCGTTGTTCTTACCCCGGAAGAAACTCGGCCGCTAAGGCACAAGGTGCTTTGGCCTCACATTGAGAAAACAGAAGATTGTGTCATTGATATCGATCATCGAGAAGACGCCATCCACCTGGGTGCCATTCATAATGATCAGATCGTTGGTATCTGTTCGCTGTTTGAGATGACCACACCGAAGCTTGATGATGAGAAGCAGTATCGCTTGCGAGCGATGGCAACTGACCCTGATGTCAGAGGAACAGGGGCGGGAAGAGCTATTGTAGAAAAAGCGCTGGAGATCATCGCATCCAAAGGCTATGATGTGCTTTGGTGTGATGCCCGCAAAGTAGCCTTGGGCTTCTATGGTCGTATGGGCTTCGATCGAATTGATGAGTGGTATGAAGTGCGCAATATTGGTCCGCATCAATTGATGTTCTACCGTTTCAACGCTAACGCGGAATAG